TACTTCTTTCTGAATCATTAATCAGCATCTATTTTCTTTTCATCTCTTTCCTTTCAGTGCTGCTGGTGCTTCCCATGTGGCAGATAATTGTACATGGCTGAACACGAAGCAAAGTTGGAATGTATACTATGTATAACTTGGAATCATGTATAGAGTTAGCAAGTATTTTGGCGTGTGTAATGTAGTCCTGCAGGGAAAATTGAATTTTGATACTCACTAGATTTTCTAGCATTTCTCCTATCAACTCAATTGTATTTATGATCTTGCTATGATCAATTGAATCCTGGCAAGGTAATTTCATATTTATGTTTATATTGTTCAATTTAGTCAAATTGTTCTTTGTCTCGTACTGTTCCAAGAAGGGATCATCCGATTGATGATTTAAACTTTTACAAGGGAACAATATGTGGATTCGGGACCGAAACAATTTTCAATCAAATTGCTCGAAACGATATACAATGTCGTCAATAAATTGGAATTCAGCATATACAACTTGTAAAACTTATAGCACAATGTATTGTTCATGATGAATAACGTATGCACATGGATCTGATTTTTTACACCAACTCTTATTTGCAAGTGATTCTTTCCTCAACGAGTAATTTATCTACGCTAGaactgttctttttttttttttttaaacctctCGTAGTAAAGTAACTTTCATCAACTATCTCAATTTTGGTATGAGCCTTCAGAAGTAATCTACTTGGAGAAAAAGATTTATCTAGACTAGAAAATTGGACTTATAAATTTACGGGTGATAAGGAACCGAGTTTAAAGGTATTTACCTGAAAGCAAACTCGATGAATCCCATGTTCAAGTACTCGAAATCGACTTAATCAATTGTTAAGTGCTCAACCTACCTCTAATAAGCAAATTGAGTTCAAATTGAGCTCGTACTCGAGACAAGCTCGAGTTTCTAGTACAGACTATAAGAGATTCACTAATTTTATCATTATAAAAAACAATAATGTATATATAGAAATCTCGAAAACTTCGAccattttttcaaatcaagtaCTTTAATGCTCAAATGCTCAGAAAGGATTCAAACAATTCGAGCTCAAGTTGAGCATTTTGACCCGCTGCTCGTGACAAATTCGATAGGTTGTCACTTCACTTATAAATTTACGCATCTTGACTTGTCCGAATTCAAATTCTTTTTGTAAGAACATAGTTCATTGTAACAAATAAAATTGTTTGAAATTGGACTAATATGAGTAAATGAAGAACAAAAATTTCGACGTATCAAAgagtttattattattttttgtatattattgTATTAGTATCTATATTTATTGTATTAGTATTTACTAGTACTtataatctaattaattaaggTAAAAGAATAACCATATGAATATGAAAGTTTGCTTAATTTGAGTCTAAAAGAAATGATAACGTTTGATGAAATGCGGAATTAGCGTCCAATACATCCTCATCCAGCTTTAGTCTGCCACGCTAGTTTCAGTTTGCACGCTTGAATTCAAGAATACTAGTAATCATTAGGTATCAGCAACAGAAGTGGGGTTTTCAGGAATCTCTGGAACGGATGAGTACCCAGCTCACTGGTCTCTGGCCCAACGTTCCGGCTACCAAGCTCAGCGGCGGACAGAGTCTTCCTAGCAGAATCTACTCACCGCCTTCCACCATATGCGCCGCTCATCCTCCTCCCTCTTCGTCTTCTATTCAGGCAAGGCTATGTTTTTGCATGACCCTTGTGTTCTGCTTTGTTTTCTGGTTGTCTTCTTTCTTCTGTATGGGCTTATGGCTAATTTTGCTTAACGTAGTTTATTCATGGCCGTTCGGCCTTTTTTAGGGAAAAGACAATGTTTTTATGAATGTAATTTCTGGATTATATTTACTTTTTTAGGATTAATGCATCTTGTGCAGTAAGTTTACATACTAGTCTGGGATGTTGAAGTTTTGTGAAAACTGAAACATGGTTACGTTTAGTGCAAATTGGGGAGAAGTTAATGATCAAAATTAGTACTTGACAAAGTGCTTTCCAGGATCAGCAGCTTGATGGCATGAGATCACTTGATATAGCTTATCTGATTTAGTTCACAGAAATTTTAGCAAGAGTAGTTCCCAAATGCAACCTTACAAGCTGCTTTAGGTGCAATGGCCCTGAAAGGGAAAATCAACCAATGAAATGATGTATCCATTTATCCATTACCTCCTTTGAGAAACTGATTCAATTGTGGAAAAATTGCAAAATGGGTGTCTTGTAGCTTCTTTGTGGTTATATAAGCAAATTAAAACGTGATTGGTGTTTTCCGTACCCCATTTTGGTAATGCTGGCTTTCTGAGAGTGCTAAATGTTGTGGTATTTCTTATAGATTGCCTGCATATTGATCATTATTTGTGGTTTATGTTgtgtttgttaaaaaaaaaaaaaaaactttgcagATTGTTGGTGGAAAAGCTTTGGGATGGCAGACAAATGGGAATTCAAAACCGAGTACAAATTTAGGGAGAACTGAAGGAGAAAATGACTGGGATGATTTGGAAACTGATCTATATCACTGGACGAAGGCATTACGCCCTATTCAGGTATCATAGTGTGAACTTGAGTGATGTTCTTCAAAGATAAACTAGATTAACGCTTTGTTGTGTTTACATTTTCTGCTTTAGCTTTTACCTGAACTGGAAAAGGTCTATGAGGTTTTTATTTACCCATGCTAACGATCAAATAGTGGTTTCCTGGGCACATTTCAAAAACTGAAAAAGAACTCAAGGAGCAACTGAAACTGATGGATGTTGTTATAGAGGTTCGAGATGCAAGGATTCCAATGTCGACTGGCCATCCACAGGTTAGTTTTCTGTTACTTAACCTATCATGTTGAACTTGTCAAAGTTATGGTCCTCTGTGCGCATCATAATGCCTTGGGAATGTGTTGTGTTGACTTGCCATTTTGCAGTGCACGTGTTCCTGGCAGCAAGAAGCTTTTTAGCATCTTTGAAAACTTTATAGACTGTCAATTTACACATTCATTTGCATGTTCTGCATTATTGTAATCCTCCGTCACTGTCTAAGTGACATTGAGATTGGAGATTATGAGTGGCATATGTGAGCGGTCTCCCAATTTTCTTTTTGATCATATGTGCCTAAGCTGCTGCTGTCCATCTTGCTGGTTTTGCCTTTTTAAAGTGAAGTATGATTCACATGATGGCCATTAACTTGGTGGGAAGCACTCTTATCAGTATAAAGGCATCTTTAGTGTTCATGATAAGTTGTGAAAACTTCATTTGAGGAAATCAAATGGACCCCTTTCCactaaagaaagataagaaaaagaaCCACAGGCCACTTTAGCGTTTTGTCAAACAATCAATTATGTGTGCAGTAAGTTTCATCCCAGTGTTcaaggttgttcatgccttaaAAGTGAAGACTATATCATCTCCTACTCATTTTCAAGGAGAAGCAAATTACCTGAGgttttttgggagtttatcTCCCCTCTGAAGAAGCACATCTCCTTTATCTGCTTTTTGTGCACAGAAGTTTTAAGTTTGTCGCACCCAATTTAAAATCTTTTTTGCTATTTGTTGGCCTTTGAATGAGCAGATGGATGCATGGCTTGGCAATCGGAAAAGAATCTTGGTTTTAAATCGAGAGGACATGATATCCGCTGCAGATAGGAATGCTTGGGCAAATTATTATGCTAGACAAGGTGTAAAAGTGATCTTTTCCAATGGGCAGCTGGGGATGGTAATCCAGGATACATTTTATGTTGGTTTTGTATCCCATTTTTTGCAAAGGGAAATAGGATATTGACTCTCTGCTGCAAACTGCAGGGTACCATGAAGCTAGGTAGGTTGGCAAAGGAATTAGCAGGTGGTGTGAACATGAAACGCAGAGCAAAAGGACTGCTCCCTCGTCCTGTGAGTTCTTGAGACTGCATATGATAGTATGATACTAACTTTTGTTGATAAAGTTTTGGTGGATTTATCCATGTCCTCTTGTTAGATGTTGTAAATGAATGGTCAACATGGAACAAGTCATCTTCAAGTTATTCTTTGAACTCATTCTGATAGACTTTGTTTCTGTCTTGACAGACTCCAACAAAAATGGCTGTCTTTAAATGTCTTCCTGTCAGCTTTTTAACTTTTCCAAGTCTACTATAATATACTTCATCCTCCAGTTCTTCCATTATGATAAAAAGCAACTGACGAGGAAAAGATATTTCAACCTGTAGTATTCTCTGTAGACAGCGAATACTTTTAAAACTTTATTAAATTAGGGAAATAAGGCAGATTGTTCCTCCTCCTGCTCTTGTACACTGAGGCAGTTCATGTAAATGCGTAATGACTAGATATCTTAATTATCAAATTCTGTAGTTTTAGGAGATCATAGCTCTAATTTTCAACATTTTATGATTAATATAAATCTTTTTCTGTCATTTGCTTACGGTTAGATCTTCCTATGAGAGAAATTCATAATTCGTTATACAGGTTCGAGCTGGAGTAGTTGGATACCCTAATGTTGGTAAATCATCCTTAATAAATCGCTTGCTAAAGCGTCGAATGTGCCCAGCTGCTCCAAGACCTGGTGTTACTAGAGAACTGAAGTATGTTTATCTCTTGTTTTCTGATATCTACCTCGTATGTAGAATGAAAGCAATGTCCCTAGTCTCGGTTAAAACATGTAGGTCTAAAAACATGTAGGTATTATATGATGTAGACATACAGCTAAGTAGGACTGTAAGAAATTTATGCATGCGTTGCAAATTCTAAGTATCAGATTTATAATAAAACTGAGTGGCTTTTTATCCGTGGAAAGGAACAAGTCAGTTCTGATACATCAATTAACTTTATACTATTTTATGCCAGATTTTCTGGAGAACAGGGCTGacgcattttttttccttttgaactGTTTCTTCCTATCTTATTATCTCTGCCAAAGATGGGTCCGGTTCGGAAAAGACTTAAAAATGCTTGATTCACCGGGTATAATTCCAATGAGGATCAGTGATCAGTCTGCAGCAATAAAACTTGCCATATGTGATGACATTGGAGAGAGATCTTACGATGCAGCTGATGTTGCAGCCATTCTTGTGCAAATGCTTTCAAGGCGACCAACTGTAGGTCTGTGCACCTCTTGCATCAACTGATCCCTAATTATGATGTTGTTAGTCCCCTATACTGAAATTTAGTTTGCTTCTGGCTATGTTTGGATTTATGTTTGCATAAACAAATCTCCTCATAGATATTAGCATCATTCCTGATGTTAGGCATCGTCTTACCTTGTTTTTGCTAGGTATGACAGCTCTGCATGGCCGCTACAAGATTGAGGCAGATGGTAGCTGTGGTAGAGTGTAAGTTTATGGCCTGCGTAGCTAAATGCCTACCATCTTACACTTTGACAGATTCATAGCTGAGGCAGGATGCCCAAATCAAATTATTTACACTTGTTAGGCCTTTTAGAGCTGGATTTGACATCTTAATCCTGCTTTGTCCTTGCTTGATTTCTAACTTctgattttcttttccataatGCAGCTTTGTTCAGAAGCTTGCGAATCATTTATTCAACGGTGACACGCATCAAGCTGCATTCCGTATTCTGTCAGATTTTCGAAAGGGAAAGTTTGGCTGGATAGCTTTGGAGAGACCTCCAAAATAGGACTTGGATCATGCTTTACCGGCACTGTACTTTAATCGACATCCACCTCATGTTTGGAAAGCGTGGAGGATTTAATACTTGGTCTGGTGCCCTACATGTAACACAAGGAGCTGAAGCAGTTTGTCTATTTTCAAGGTACTCTGCCATAAAAGCACATACAAGCATTTAGCAGCTAAAATGTGGGTTCTGCTGGTTTGGGAAGTGCTCTAGGGTTGATCCTGGTGTTTCTACAATTGACTGTCCTTTTGCCTTGTAATTTGACAGCACTGTAGCACACCTCGTTTTTACTGACCTTTCCTCATTGTGAAATGACCGCAATACTGAAAATTACTGCCACAGTGCAATATTACCGGTATAGGCCAATCcccttttttccaaaaattagaagaaaataTAATTGTAGTATGATGTATCTTCTTCTTTGTGTTTGCAATTTCCTCATGGTTACAGGGACTTGCACCCTTTCATAGCATAGATTCTTCTGtttctgcatttttgttgtcaatttaTGATCAATTTGGCCTTCATATGTGGGAAAACCAGTGGGTAGACAAAAGGTTCTTTAAGCCTTGATTTTCATCAATATAGCCCTTGATTCGAAAGTATAGTTTGTACATCTCTgaagatatgataaaaatgtcAAGTTTACAATTGATGGCTCAAATCGGATCAAATCAAATTGGTTCGATTTGAACTAtttattttgaaataaataGTCCAAATCAAATTGAATTAATGTAACCTCATCTAAGCTATTTATGGTATAATGACTGCAATCAGCCAACCAAACATACCTCTCATCCCTCCAACATTTgacaaaataaacaaagtagAAACTTCATAGTCTTATAAATTGATGGATGGATGCTGCTTACTTTCTTACAAACGTGTACTATTTCATATTTTCCCTTGCAAGAGCCATTAGTTTACAAGCAAGAATACACAATGTTTTGTGGCTCAAGAGGAAATAAGTTTTTGcaggtaaaagaaaaaaagaaatagctACGTTGATAAGTGATTGCATAATATTAAAGTATTCATCAACAACGAGAAACGCACCCTAAAATGTATTTCATATAAAATTCTTTTGAAACCTTGtggttttttctcttttatccaCATGGACAAGGCAGAAGTAACTGCAAATTAAAAAGGTAAATGCAGTCTATATCTCCTCTATCAGAACTCAAGTATATTTTCTACTGATGCTTTCTTAAAACTGACAGTTCAAAGTCATATATGTGCCTAATTAATGTTTTGGTCAAATTAGCACCACTATTTGGTTATAAGAACCCGCTGATTTCTAATGGAACTTCTAAGGACTGAATTGacccaacatttttttttctagggtAAGTGGGAGATTTTGAACTCAAGATTTTCTATATACAATCCCTCTCATTTTATcatccaacccaaccctcctCCAACTGACTCAACATTCAAAcgataaaaaattgaaataaaattttaaaatgactgaaaaagaaatttgtgtaAAAGTTAAAGGACTCTTGTCATAATTCatcttaataattttttttaaaaaaattttgataatgaaGTTAAGATCTTGGCAAACTCAACTTAGAAATGAAGTTAACATTTTTAAATATGCTTGATTTTGATCGTGATTTGAAggcctacaaaaaaaaaatcaatataagCCACAAGACTTTCACGATTGAATGAAACCATAAGAAGACAAAATAAATTCCGAGACCAGAAGATGAAATATAGAAAAGAGAACTAGAGGATTTTTATTATCTCTCtgaatcttttctttctttcttataCCGATAGACCAAGACCTATGGTCTTTATATAGCCTACCAAATACCAAAATTTAATTGGGATTTAAACTATCAAGTCATACTAAGAATAGAAAATCACAACTAAATAATAAACTAAATCTTAAACAGACTTGGTTTAATAATCCTATATGGCCTCTCTTAAACCAATGTCTTTAAATCGCATCATACCAAGCATTTTCTTCAACTTGAGAAACAGCTCCTCCTTCAATGGTTTTATGAAAATATCTGCCACTTGATCTTGATTCTTACATTAGTTAATGGCAATTTCCTGATTTTGAACTAGTTCACGAATGAAGTGAAACTTGATATCAATATGCTTGCCGTGAAATGATGGATTCTTTGACAGCTCAATAGCAGATTTGCTATCACAATAGATTTTGGTAGGATCAACTTGTACATGCTGTAGAAAATCAAGTATTCTTTTCAACCATAATGTTTGAGTAATACTATGTGTAGCTGCCATATACTCTGCTTTTGCTGTAGTTAATGCCACCACTTCTTGTTTTTTAGAAAACCATGAAAATACAACACTGCCTAAATAAAAGGTATAGTCTGATGTACTTCTCCTTTGAATCATGTCAGCAGCCCAATCACTGTCTGTAAAGCCAACAAGATTAGAATTGTTAGTATATGGATAAAAGATACCATTAGATTGTATACCTCTAATGTATCTTAAAATCCTTTCGGCCGCCTGctaatgtgattggcatggaGACTCCATAAACTTGCTAATTAACCCAATACCAAAAGTAATGTAAGACCTTTTAGACATCAAGTATCTTAGACTTCCAACCCAATCTGCTAAAATTAGTGGCATCAACAAATTCACCACCGCCATCTTTCTTCAAGTCAACTTCTCTTCAACTGGAGTCAACATAGGTTTGGCAGTATCCATCTTAAACTTTTTCAATATGTCTATGCATATTTCTTCTGTGTAATAAATATGccatgatctatttgagaaaTCTCAATGCCAGGAAAATATGACATTAATCCCAGGTCAATCATCTCAAATGATGAATCATAGCCTCTGCTAAAATTTGTGGCATCAACAAATTCACCACCGCcatctttcttcaatttcaatcatctttcttcaatttcttcaatttcaaCATAGGTTTGGCAATATCCATCTTAAACCTTTTCAATATGTCATATGCATATTTCTTCTGCGTAATAAATATGCCATGATCTGTTTAAGAACCTCAATGCCAAGAAAATATGACATTAATCCCAGGTCAATCATATCAAAATGACTAATCATAGCCTTCCTGAATTCAGAAATTACTTAGGGATTATTGTCAATAAAAATTAGATCATCCATATATAAGCatacaataagaatatcacCAGAATTAGATTTGATATACAAAGTATGCTCATATGGACATCTATGGAAACCATTCCCAATAAAGTAAGAGTCTATACGAGTATACCAAACTCGAGGAACTCGTATCAAACCATATAAAGTCTTCTTTAACATGTAGACTTTATTTTCTTGGCCTTTCTTTATGTAACTTGCAGGTTGCTCAACAAATACTTCCTCTTCAAGAAtttcattcaagaaaatagatTTCACATTCATTTGATAAATCTTTCAAGAATTATTTACAGCAATAGATATAATCATGTGAACAATATCAAGTCTGGCAACTAgaacaaaaacttcaaaataaTCAATACTTGTCTTTTGCCAATgtttttcagaaccggaccggacccGCCTGTTTgactgtgaggacccgtaaaattctttatatttttcttaaaattccctttaatttggaatttattcgaatttattactttacaatGACTTTAATATACATTCACTACCCCAATAgctacaaataatcataaaaacaaGGGTTCCCTTTTTACCTTCATCGTTacaaaaaaattagggtttttacgtcttttcgtaaTGTGAGTAATCGGTGCAGAGTGTGTACTACATTTGGTgagtaagagtgacttttagatgagaaaataatttgtgattagaagtaataataataagttagtgaattataagttaaaaccctagtatacgcgatttaaggaaaatcggctcgaaccggcAGGTATCGCTCACTACCGATTGaccacaccacttgactaccacttcctcaccataaaatatcattgatattagtgcaaaatatctccctcatcctcagccctcttagccgaaatatttgaccaaaaaaaatgcaaggaaaagaaaaattttaagatgGATTTTGATTGCAACAAGTGGCAACCATCCCTTAAGTGTTAACCAACCAATTTTCCTCCATATTTATCAtcaaaaaacacacaaattGCCCTCATTTTCCTCCTCCTAGCCGTGAAcaagagagagtgtgtgagcaagagaaaaacaacttcattccatcttgatttgcaccatttgagtgaaaaaaacaagattctaaaccgattaacttgtaaATTGGAAGTTTGGGAAGCttagggaactaaaaatttcaagGGGAAGTGAAGGAAAACACTAGCAAGCTCTAGTTTTGAGGTAAAATGGCTgaccactcttttttttttcccttaatcatgttggagttgtttagtaacttgtacttgttattgTGATGCTTAAATCAAGAGAATTTGGATGATTGGGGTGATGCacttgagttagggtttgaatgatttccttctcatacttgttgtatggatggtatatgatgtatacaagcttgtatatgaggtggtagtgatggttttaAACTAGAAATGGGAATTATATCTTGATTGTAGCcaatttccagaattgaagttagtatgcaccctgttctgcccggttctagttcaccatgttagaggccgaattaggcttagcataaaacataaaagttgtagagaatgatgttttatagttttatgTAAATTTTCATCTCAATCCGAGCATTGTAGTATGTGAAAATACAAatatacccctgactgccataggtagaactttagggacagttttgacatttcaccaatttgACCGCAGCTGTTCACCCTAAtgcgtactgaattagcatttagccaaaacacaaaagttgtagtacTATATCTTAGTTTTCCAACGCCTCTAGAATCACCTcgattggacttcggtagcctaagttattgtcatttaaacatagcgcagttaactgacTTGTTTGTGCGATTATGATTcagtaatttcaaattttgacctagatacactacgaactggactaggtggtcttcataaaagttgtagctctctaccttagcttcaaaacggtataaattgcacctcaatccgataagcgtaacttcgGTGGTGtctgttacgcaaaacaacgtcaaatctgtcttgtgctaaacttcatttccgcacatgtccttagcttgattttgtacttatatgactttgaacctattgaacggctattgaaatgagattattttgtgtgtaattgtggggttgattgaggaaaagaatgaagccataaatggctggaaaataggtaaacacaaagggcgtgctaccCAAATTTACGCCCGATGATTAGAGAAatatactcgcgacttgagtaagccttgagagcgaataccacttgaaccatctaggctatttgcatcttctttagTCGAGGgaaatgagctaaaattttgccggaactcgtacccttgaaaagtGAACGTAATGACCCCTTTCAAAATACGATTTTCCGGTCTTTGACACCAAAGCGCGATTTCTAGAGTCTAAATCACGTCTTGATCAAACTTAAatgagcgagcatgaatttttttgggatttgataagtatcttgaatattACTTAatcgagttgcatttacttgattttcttgaagtaaaactcctatgtttcgaactctagagagttttaccttcgtaaatgatattttatcgcagatttggactccaaccaaggagttggacctgaacgtgattttgagaggcactagactttggtgagtgcttccaaatacctgattgaactggactcttattttcaatacttgactaatgtgatttaatgatatgtcatttgtttgatcgggcaagagtgtactttatcgcacttgccctaatatgagatatacttgtttattgttgcaatggatttgatatatttgtatatggtGCGCACTTCCTAGAATTCCAGAAACCttgtggcgagttactcgagtcgagccggcaagggtttggtcgattgggtaatgaaccctgggtcttttgttttgtcgagtggagtgatatcttctcgactaatcggtatactcgagtattaccaccagtgtttattgaggattttgggcccagtagggggtgtgaatggtggacggagagtagtgtaagtggtgctctactggattggttacttacttgaaggttgacggagtgtcaactattacttgatcaaactctggtgatgcaatgggaatttggctcctgagagccatccatatccttatactttggaatgatattgcttattggattattgtttcttctgaaaaacttttacactcgctcactttgagatttgttacttgaagtattattgttcacttttatgaactcttgatGCTCATTAATTTGCTACGAtgatattcgtacttttaaaAATGGTCAATtcgttatttggaacctcactgggtttttaactcattccatgccatttgttttccttacaggggtacgagcgaggcgtgagacgtgtacagactagcgtagtctagttgttttgacttttgtaattgtactcgtacTAGTCGTTCGATTAgagttgaatgtactgagaacttaactcttttgatgtatttgggactgtatggatggttgagatagaaatggatgtattcgtatgttccaaacttgggaactattatttcatttattattgagattgcatcttattttatttgatgtgagtgagtgagtcctggcgagagttaggcaggcggtccgctaaaccctagggtacgcccaggggAAGGTGGGGACGTCACATTGACCGTGAATCGGACATGTCATCAGTCCGGTCCAATATCAAACCCGAAAGTTAATGAAAAACCGCTAGAAGCCGGACGAACCGTTAAAACCCATATAAACCGTAAACCGgtgattcttaatttttcaagttCATTACCTCAAATTCAAAACAATAGCAAGAATGAAGGCTACCAGGATTCAAACTTGAGTCTCCATGGCCATAATAAAGTATTCTTACCACTAAACCACAGCTAGAGGACAAGCTCTTGTTGTGAAGAATTTTActtaactaaaataaaaaactaaaatcagATTAAATAAAAGAAACCCTATCATTAAGACAAGACACAGCAAAGTGCAAATGGCACATTTCACTTCCTCGGCTTCACTTCAGACTTCCTCGGCTTCTCCAGTTCtcctcttgattttttttttattttttcttcgtAACCTTTGCACATCCAAATATCCATGACAGGATTATCACGTTATTATCGTTAGACGATTTATAGGCAAGTTGGAATTTGGAAACTTCAACTTTCACAAGATATTCGAGACTTCAGAGCTTTTCCATCTTGGTTAGtttaatttttcccttttgaagatttttgttttctatattaTCTTTAGTGGATTCTTTcgtattttcttctttttttcccccaatTTTCATCCATTTCCTTATCCCTAATTGacgttttatttttgtttta
This Coffea arabica cultivar ET-39 chromosome 3e, Coffea Arabica ET-39 HiFi, whole genome shotgun sequence DNA region includes the following protein-coding sequences:
- the LOC113736676 gene encoding DAR GTPase 3, chloroplastic translates to MSTQLTGLWPNVPATKLSGGQSLPSRIYSPPSTICAAHPPPSSSSIQIVGGKALGWQTNGNSKPSTNLGRTEGENDWDDLETDLYHWTKALRPIQWFPGHISKTEKELKEQLKLMDVVIEVRDARIPMSTGHPQMDAWLGNRKRILVLNREDMISAADRNAWANYYARQGVKVIFSNGQLGMGTMKLGRLAKELAGGVNMKRRAKGLLPRPVRAGVVGYPNVGKSSLINRLLKRRMCPAAPRPGVTRELKWVRFGKDLKMLDSPGIIPMRISDQSAAIKLAICDDIGERSYDAADVAAILVQMLSRRPTVGMTALHGRYKIEADGSCGRVFVQKLANHLFNGDTHQAAFRILSDFRKGKFGWIALERPPK